A window of Formosa sp. Hel1_31_208 contains these coding sequences:
- a CDS encoding TAT-variant-translocated molybdopterin oxidoreductase — MSSNKKYWKSVEELNENSSIVETLKQNEFVEEIPASEFLGDKESLESSSTTRRDFLKYVGFSTAAASLAACEGPVIKSIPYVVQPESIIPGVANYYATTIANGFDFASVLIKTREGRPIKIENNNLAKTHNGANARVNASVLDLYDSLRVKGAMKGGNDILWSSFDEETSKTLTGLSAAGKEIVLLTQTYASPSTSKLISEFKEKFGNVRHVVYDAVSESPALDAFQAMYGTRALANYDFSKATTIVSVGADFLGDWQGGGFDSGYAKGRVPKEGKMSRHIQFESNMSLTGANADKRVPLTPSQQKQVLAKLYSLVVGGSVSTDLPQNINDAVQKAASELKRAGSTGVIVTGIQDVNAQTVVLAINKALGSKVCDSSTPILTRQGNNKAVAQLVTDMKAGRIGGIIMSGVNPMYSLPNAAEFAEGLKKTELSIAFSMKVDETSSMTQYIAATPHYLESWGDVELKKGHYSLMQPTIRPLFDTRQFQEALLKWTGNDMSYREYIKETWGTGILTDSSFNQALQDGVYVGSIATETEDTADAVTESEGSESAAPASSAGAAARAIASSAKSEGMELQLYTKTGMGDGQQANNPWLQEFPDPITRTSWDNYLMVSASDAKSLNLVNEYDATGALNGSYADVTVNGVTVKNVPVIIQPGQAKGSVGLALGYGRTAEGLKDDMKTGVNAYALYQNFDTIQSVSVSKASGMHKFACVQLQNTLMGRGDIIKETTLEIFNTKNKEYWNPVPKVSLNHEETPVTSPEVDLWEEFDRSIGHHFNLAIDLNSCTGCGACVIACHAENNVPVVGKEEIRRSRDMHWLRIDRYYSSEETFTEDNTKKDEFSGLWGDQGSLGGFGELENASDNPQVAFQPVMCQHCNHAPCETVCPVAATSHGRQGQNHMAYNRCVGTRYCANNCPYKVRRFNWFLYNKNDEFDYHMNDDLGRMVLNPDVTVRSRGVMEKCSMCIQMTQKTILDAKRDGRVIKDGEFQTACSAACSSGAIKFGDINDHDSEVAKLKEDDRMYHLLESVGTKPNVQYHTKVRNTKEA, encoded by the coding sequence ATGTCATCAAACAAGAAATACTGGAAAAGTGTTGAAGAGCTAAACGAAAACAGCTCTATTGTTGAGACGCTCAAGCAAAACGAATTTGTGGAAGAGATTCCAGCAAGTGAGTTTTTAGGAGATAAAGAATCTTTAGAGTCTTCATCTACTACGCGTCGTGACTTTTTAAAGTATGTTGGTTTCAGTACAGCAGCTGCATCATTAGCCGCTTGTGAAGGACCTGTAATTAAATCTATTCCTTATGTAGTGCAACCAGAATCAATTATTCCTGGTGTGGCTAACTACTATGCAACTACGATTGCTAATGGTTTTGATTTTGCAAGTGTTTTAATAAAAACACGTGAAGGTCGTCCAATTAAAATTGAAAACAACAACTTAGCAAAAACACATAACGGTGCTAATGCAAGAGTTAACGCTTCTGTTTTAGATTTATACGATAGTTTAAGAGTCAAAGGTGCTATGAAAGGCGGAAACGACATTTTATGGTCGTCTTTTGATGAAGAAACTTCAAAAACCTTAACAGGCCTGAGTGCTGCTGGTAAGGAAATCGTATTGTTAACGCAAACTTATGCAAGCCCATCAACTTCAAAGTTAATTTCAGAGTTTAAAGAGAAATTCGGAAATGTACGTCATGTAGTTTATGATGCAGTTTCAGAATCACCAGCCTTAGATGCCTTTCAAGCGATGTATGGTACTAGAGCGTTGGCAAATTATGATTTTTCGAAAGCTACGACCATTGTCTCTGTTGGTGCAGATTTCTTAGGGGATTGGCAAGGCGGTGGATTTGATTCAGGATATGCTAAAGGACGTGTGCCAAAAGAAGGCAAAATGTCGCGCCATATTCAGTTTGAATCAAATATGTCTCTTACTGGAGCTAATGCAGATAAACGTGTACCGTTGACTCCAAGTCAGCAAAAACAAGTATTAGCAAAATTATATAGTTTAGTAGTTGGAGGATCTGTTTCAACAGATTTACCACAAAATATAAATGATGCGGTTCAAAAAGCAGCATCAGAATTAAAGAGAGCAGGAAGTACTGGTGTTATTGTAACTGGTATACAAGATGTTAATGCCCAAACAGTAGTATTAGCTATTAATAAAGCTCTAGGAAGTAAAGTGTGTGATTCGTCTACTCCTATTTTAACAAGACAAGGAAATAATAAAGCAGTTGCTCAATTAGTAACTGATATGAAAGCAGGACGTATTGGAGGTATCATAATGAGTGGTGTTAACCCAATGTATTCGCTTCCAAATGCAGCTGAATTTGCCGAAGGTTTAAAGAAAACGGAATTGTCAATTGCGTTTTCGATGAAAGTTGACGAAACATCTTCAATGACCCAATATATAGCAGCAACTCCACATTATCTTGAATCTTGGGGAGATGTTGAACTTAAAAAAGGACATTACAGTTTAATGCAACCGACAATTCGTCCGTTGTTTGATACTCGTCAATTTCAAGAAGCTTTATTAAAGTGGACTGGTAATGATATGAGTTACCGTGAATACATTAAAGAGACTTGGGGAACAGGAATTTTAACAGATTCTTCATTTAACCAAGCCTTACAAGATGGTGTTTATGTAGGTTCAATTGCTACAGAAACTGAAGATACAGCAGATGCTGTGACAGAATCTGAAGGCTCAGAATCTGCAGCACCTGCCTCAAGCGCAGGAGCAGCGGCAAGAGCTATAGCATCTTCTGCGAAATCAGAAGGGATGGAGTTACAACTCTATACAAAAACTGGAATGGGTGATGGGCAGCAAGCTAATAACCCTTGGTTGCAAGAATTCCCTGATCCTATAACAAGAACATCTTGGGATAACTACCTAATGGTTTCTGCTAGTGATGCTAAGTCTTTAAACTTAGTCAATGAGTATGACGCTACAGGCGCATTAAATGGCAGCTATGCTGATGTTACAGTCAATGGTGTTACCGTAAAGAATGTACCAGTCATCATTCAGCCAGGTCAGGCTAAGGGGTCTGTCGGATTAGCTTTAGGTTATGGTAGAACAGCTGAAGGTTTAAAAGACGACATGAAGACAGGTGTTAATGCATACGCATTATACCAGAACTTTGATACGATTCAAAGCGTATCAGTCAGCAAAGCATCTGGAATGCATAAATTTGCATGTGTTCAGCTGCAAAATACGTTAATGGGTCGTGGAGATATCATTAAAGAAACAACATTAGAGATTTTCAATACGAAAAATAAAGAGTACTGGAATCCGGTTCCGAAGGTGTCATTAAACCATGAGGAAACACCAGTAACATCTCCTGAGGTTGATTTATGGGAGGAATTTGATCGTTCTATAGGCCATCATTTCAATCTAGCTATTGATCTTAACTCTTGTACAGGATGTGGAGCATGTGTTATTGCATGTCACGCAGAAAATAATGTTCCTGTTGTTGGTAAAGAAGAAATTAGACGTAGTCGTGATATGCATTGGTTACGTATTGATAGATATTACTCTTCGGAAGAAACATTTACTGAAGATAATACAAAGAAAGATGAGTTCTCTGGACTTTGGGGAGACCAAGGTTCATTAGGAGGATTTGGTGAATTAGAGAATGCATCTGATAATCCGCAAGTTGCATTTCAACCAGTAATGTGTCAGCATTGTAATCATGCGCCTTGTGAAACAGTTTGTCCTGTGGCGGCAACTTCACATGGTCGACAAGGTCAAAACCATATGGCTTATAACCGTTGTGTTGGAACACGTTATTGTGCAAATAACTGTCCTTATAAAGTACGTCGTTTCAACTGGTTCCTATATAACAAAAATGACGAGTTTGATTACCATATGAATGATGATTTAGGTCGTATGGTGCTAAACCCAGACGTAACAGTACGTTCTCGTGGTGTGATGGAAAAATGTTCTATGTGTATACAAATGACACAGAAGACAATTCTTGATGCAAAACGTGACGGACGAGTGATTAAAGATGGAGAATTCCAAACAGCTTGTTCTGCAGCATGTAGTAGCGGTGCAATCAAATTTGGAGACATTAATGATCATGATAGTGAAGTTGCAAAACTAAAAGAAGATGATCGTATGTATCACTTATTAGAAAGTGTCGGTACTAAGCCAAATGTTCAGTATCATACGAAAGTGAGAAATACAAAAGAAGCATAA
- a CDS encoding c-type cytochrome, translated as MIQVIYRQLASKIPYLGLVILLTFSTSLTAQEGDPAKGKTLYNTNCAACHQLDRKMTGPALRNVEARLSEEQGLDREWLNKWIRNSAGLVKSGDAYANQIYNEYNGVAMTAFPQLSDQDITDILAYTAAEPPKKEEVVVVAGKGSSEEGISSKIILGALAILFALLAIALVLVRQTLNRFAEEKGVTAVEKDKGLPIWKAFVQNQFLVLVSVIFLLLASAYFVYGYLSQIGVDQGYEPVQPIHYSHRIHAGENGIDCKYCHSSARVSKHSGIPSLNICMNCHKSIYQVAEVTQQEGIEEYGVDYNAEIQKLYKAVGWDEDEQQYTGETQPVKWVRIHNLPDFAYFNHSQHVSVAGVQCQTCHGPVEEMEVMYQHAPLTMGWCINCHRETNVKVEDNAYYTKIHEQLSKKYGVDKLTAAQMGGLECGKCHY; from the coding sequence ATGATACAGGTGATTTACCGTCAATTAGCCTCAAAGATTCCTTACTTAGGACTGGTTATTTTACTTACGTTTTCCACTTCACTCACTGCTCAAGAGGGCGATCCTGCAAAAGGAAAAACTTTATACAATACAAACTGTGCTGCTTGTCATCAACTCGATAGAAAAATGACAGGTCCAGCATTACGTAATGTTGAAGCGCGTCTTTCTGAAGAACAAGGTTTAGATAGAGAGTGGTTAAACAAATGGATTCGCAACAGTGCTGGATTAGTTAAATCTGGTGATGCCTATGCAAACCAAATTTACAATGAGTACAATGGCGTTGCCATGACTGCTTTTCCACAATTGTCAGATCAAGATATTACAGATATTTTAGCTTATACTGCTGCTGAACCGCCAAAGAAGGAAGAAGTTGTAGTTGTAGCGGGCAAGGGCTCATCTGAAGAAGGTATTTCAAGTAAAATCATCTTAGGAGCACTAGCTATACTATTTGCACTGCTAGCAATTGCCTTAGTCTTAGTAAGACAAACTTTAAATCGTTTTGCTGAGGAAAAAGGTGTTACAGCAGTTGAAAAAGATAAAGGGTTGCCAATCTGGAAAGCTTTTGTACAAAATCAATTCTTGGTATTGGTCTCTGTGATTTTCTTACTATTGGCCAGTGCGTATTTTGTTTACGGATACCTATCTCAAATAGGTGTAGATCAAGGCTATGAGCCAGTGCAGCCTATTCATTATTCACATAGAATTCATGCCGGAGAAAATGGTATCGATTGTAAATACTGTCACTCTTCTGCAAGAGTAAGTAAGCATTCAGGTATTCCGTCATTAAATATTTGTATGAACTGTCATAAGTCTATTTATCAAGTAGCTGAAGTGACCCAACAAGAAGGTATTGAAGAATATGGCGTTGATTATAATGCTGAAATTCAAAAATTATACAAAGCGGTAGGATGGGATGAAGATGAGCAGCAATATACTGGAGAAACACAGCCAGTAAAATGGGTAAGAATTCATAATTTGCCAGACTTTGCTTACTTTAATCACTCTCAACATGTTTCTGTTGCTGGTGTGCAATGTCAAACATGTCACGGACCAGTAGAAGAAATGGAAGTGATGTATCAACATGCTCCGTTAACAATGGGATGGTGTATTAACTGTCACAGAGAAACAAATGTAAAAGTTGAAGATAATGCGTATTACACAAAAATACACGAGCAATTATCTAAGAAATATGGTGTAGACAAACTCACAGCCGCTCAAATGGGTGGTCTGGAATGTGGTAAGTGTCACTACTAA
- a CDS encoding SPOR domain-containing protein, with product MKINKLKITILFLAFFGMANLALSQEGTVTIDQDNDITKLLEYKKDVKTVDLYKIQLDFGSRSEAISLRETFQSAFSQWPSELVYETPNYKVWVGNFSTRLEADIALLKIKKKFSKAMVFEPKKDD from the coding sequence ATGAAAATTAATAAGCTAAAAATCACCATATTATTCCTTGCGTTTTTCGGCATGGCTAACTTGGCTCTATCTCAAGAAGGAACCGTAACAATTGATCAAGACAACGACATCACCAAATTATTGGAATATAAAAAAGATGTTAAAACGGTGGATCTCTATAAAATTCAGTTAGATTTTGGTTCACGCTCGGAAGCTATAAGTTTGCGAGAGACGTTTCAGAGTGCTTTCTCACAGTGGCCTTCTGAATTGGTCTATGAAACTCCAAATTATAAAGTATGGGTTGGGAATTTTAGCACACGCTTAGAAGCAGATATTGCTTTATTGAAAATAAAAAAGAAGTTTTCTAAAGCGATGGTTTTTGAACCTAAGAAGGACGACTAA